CATAATTATAAGGCTCTACTCTGCCCTTAATCAGTTAACCTTACTCATCACTTGGTCCTCTCAGTAGTCTAATAGCTGCTTAATCAGACAATGAATGTGAAATTGAGCTGAATAAAGCACACTACATTACTGATGTCCATTTCCTCAGATTATAGGGCTAAACATTGGCAGAGTAATTTGTCTGTTTTCTGCTAAGTATGAGACCTTAAAAAGGCCTGACTTTCAAAAGGTAGGTGCTCACGCTTTCTCAAAATCAGACTTCTTTGCAGCGATCAAAGTATGTTGGATAGCGGAAACACTGAGCTGcttaccatcactgttaaaaaagATCCCTTCATGGGCTGTTAGAGGAACTCCCAACTCACCTGTAACAATAATTGCATCTGCTGTGGGAATGACAAAAGCCCACATTTAGAATTGGTGAGTGAAACCTATTTTTGAGCTATCTTTCCTTACCTCTTGCAACGCAACACAAcgcttgctttttaaaatgtacaacaTCTCGCTGTCGCTGCTTCACGAACCTGTCTCATTTTTGTGGCACTCACTCTAGGTGGTGGCCAAAACATGAATTAGAAGCTTTAGTGTAAATATCATGTGAGCAGGCTCTGCCGTACACAGGCTTCTCTCATTGTTCCTTGGCTGGCTAGACAACAGCCCTCTGCTTAGCACCCATGCTAGGGTCCACTTGCCCATATCTGACAAGGGATCCATCCTTGTGTTCCAGACTTCTTCTCAAGCCAGATTAAAGACAAGACACATCTTCTAGCTTTTCATTTCTATCCACTTCTGGGAGGGTTTAATCCACCCTCAGGAAAAGAGGACTTCCTTATTACCAACCCATTAAAAGATGCTAACAATACTGTACAGCTTGGGCAAACTGTAGAACTGCCTTCCAGCCAAGCAGAGTTTCCACCATGCTGAGACTCAAAAATGCCTCATGGTGAAACCGGATATAGTGATATGCATGCAGCCTGCTGCCCCGTAAGCAGTACTGCACTGAAAACCTCAACCCAGGTGGTTAATACAAAGTGTTTGTTCTCTGTTTTCTTaattgatgtgtgtgtgtgtgtgtatagatataaaaaaaaacccagaccaaACAATGGTAAAGATTTAAATCTGCTTGTCACAATATAAACTTATTTTCTCCAAGCAGTTGGTCTGTGTGTGCTGCCTTTCACATGAAGGCCAAATGCAGTAGGATGTAAAGCCATCCTAGTGCTGCCTTTGTGATAAATGGACAAAAAGTTGCCTTGTTGCTATGCAGAAAAACACATAACTATGCTGACTGTGGACTGCAGGATGTTAACTATAATGTTGCTTTACTGTAGTTATGGTAAAGAAATTTGAAACTCCGTATTGTAAAGCAAATAGAGGGCCAGTTCTGTTGTGCCATTTGAGTGTTTCCAAAACATTCATGCATACATCACTCAAAAGGAGATGAGATTGCTTGAAGCGAGGTCAGTCCAACCTCAAGATGTACATCTGGGCAGTGGGTCCTGCTCTTGGACTGTTAGTGCCAACATGGACCTGTAAGGAACCCTGCAGGATGTGCTGACATGAGCCAAATGCCCCAAACCACATCCCTCTCTACATATTGGTCCCATCCTGCCTTCATGATGTTATCATTTTCCAGGACATGCTTCTTGTGTCTGTATCTTGTGATTCCCTTTTGTATTCCCCTGGTCTCtgcaaatctttttttctttcgctCAGATGCCCCTTTTCTGTCCTTGCAGCAGTATTTACTATGCCACGACTTTGGGATATGGGGACAGATCATGATGCCACGGCAGGAATTCCAGAGCTCTTGATATAACAAGCCATAGCAACCCGTACTTCCTGAGCTCAAGGAGCTTCTGTATAGGCCCTGATATACCTAAGAAAATATTGCACGCAACGTTAAGCTAGGTGGATCGGAGGTATTAGTCTCTCAAATTCTCCATTCTGTACCATCTTCCCATTTAGGGCAAAATGGGCATTGTTGAGTCCTATAAAAGTGATAGTGAGCCACATTTTTCTCAATAAAGAAACGGGTCAATTGGGCTGTTCTCAGAGTGTATCCATTGCTCCCTGCTTTTCAAGGGTTTCATAACAACTGTTGAGGTGTGTCTTATGGCTAATAACCTCTTTCACCTGTAGAAATTCAGCAATAGTCCCACCCACAATGCTGATTGGGTCCTTGGTGAGAAAGGAAATTCCCATTGGATGGCAGCAGCTTGTCAGTCATACTTTTGTCTTTCTCAGAACAGTATTAATACCAGGTGCTCTGAGACAGACTTTTATATCCTTGTGTGGTTGAGCTCTTGCTTCAATAGTAGTTGTGTAGAGTATCTTTCTGTTGGTATTTTACACCTTAGAGGTAGGGAAATGGAGTCCCAGGTGTGTCAGAACTTCCATGCTGACTGTGAGGCTGCTGTGAACCGCATGGTGAATATGGAGCTGTATGCCAGCTATGTCTACCTGTCTATGGTGAGTAGCTTTGTCTTAAAATCATATAAAATTTTGTCTTGAATAGGGCTCTAATCTTGTAGCTGTAATTTATTGGAGAAGTGTGTTTCTAATGTGCTGGTGGTTTCAAAAGAGGGTATATTTCCCCATGTGATTCCTTCAAACTTAATAGCAATTGAAATGTTAAGGTTACTAACTTCTGATTGCTGAAGGGAGCAAAAAATAGCAAGGTATTTATCTTATTGCAAGCAACCTTACTCTTTCATGAGTGGTGAGGGCTCTAATTGTCCCTCTTCTAGAATTCTGGGCAGCTACTTCCTTTTTGGATAACTCTAGAATGCTGAAATCAACAGTAAAGACACCTTGGTGGAAGTAGTGGCAAAATGAAAGAGGAGGTGGGAATGGGACAACTCCATTGATGCTGTAAACCATCTCAATAACAAACAGACATTTTTGTTGTCACCTGAGCATGTTGCAGAATTTTTCACTCAGAGTGAAGTGCTGTATGAGAAGTGTATCATATGCAGGTGTTACACCATCTTTCATGTAGCATAACTGTTAAAATTCAAAGGCCTAACCTCTTTCTATAGGTTGTGGGGGTGATTGATTGCTATTACAGACTGATTTGGAATCCTGTAACTCTTTCTGGGGCAGAAGGTGGTGATATGGGATGCACACAAGATTCCTCCCCTTTATAACTACTCACAAGGAGTTGAGATACTGCAAGGAAAATATCCTCTGCATTATTTTCTCCCTAGTCCTACTACTTTGACCGTGATGATGTAGCCCTTAGGCACATAGCAAAGTTCCTGAAGGAGCAGTCCTATGAGGAGAGGGAGCATGCAGAGAAGTTCCTGACCTACCAGAACAAGCGAGGGGGACAAGTTATCTTTCAGGATATCAAGGTGAATAAATATTTCAGTGAGTACCCAGAAAGCAGCTGATGACATAAACTCTAGAGGTGGGGGTTATTCTGCATGTTACTAGTGGCAAATGCATTTGTAGTCTATTTGCTCCTCTACAAGATGACTAACCTTTATTTGTGCAAtcatgtttctttaaaaacatcTGAGTGGAGCTGCATTCTAAGGCCTCTTGAGGCTCCCACTCTCCTGCAGTGCACACTCTGGTGATGAAGGTAGAGGTAGGGAATGTCGTAAGTAGTACAGTTGGGGAGGTGGTGGATCAGGAGTAAGCAGCTCTGGCAGAGCATCCTACAGTAGGCTTAACTGGCCCTGAGTTTGGCTTACCTTCCCCCTACATGACCTGCTAAGTAATGGAGTAACTCATAGAAATAAAAAGCTCAACATAGCTTGAGTTTCTTCTTCAGAAATGGTGCAGTGTATTGTAAAAGGAGCCTGCTATCTGTGAGTCAGAAATGAGACCAGTGGGATGTCTTGTCTTCTATGGCTGGTTGCTTTGACAGAAACCAGAGCGGGATGAGTGGGGAAACAGCCTGGAGGCCCTGCAATGTGCCCTGCAGCTGGAGAAGACTGTGAACCAGGCGCTACTGGACCTGCACAAGCTGGCTACTGAGAAGAGTGACCCCCATGTGAGTACTAGGTTAACTGTAAATGAAGAGACCATCAGAgcatctagggaggtggtggaatctccttccttagaagttttttaaggtcaggcttgacaaagccctggctgggatgatttaattggggatgggtcctgcttttgagcagggggttggactagatgacctcctgaggtcccttccaaccctgatattctatgagagcAGACTCTTTGTACAGTGGGCATCTGCTCCCTGGTTGGTGTCCTTCAGTGTTGCCACAATAGAAATAAAGCACAAGGAAATGCAGGTGTATGACTCAGAGGAGACAGATTTGAACTACcagctcttctctctccctcttaccTTGATGTTTGGGTGGGAAAGGCTTGTGCAGTCTCATGCCATGTGCATGAGACAACTTTACAGTATTTTTCCTACTTTGCAGTACTGATAGGAATTTCTTTActaatcatagaactggaaggtaccttgagaggtcatctcgtccagtcccatgcactcaaggcaggactaagtatctagaccatccttgacaggtttgtccaacctgatcttaatttccaatgatggagattccacaacctccctagggccatttattccagtgcttaaccaccctgaccattaggaagtttttcctaatgttcatcCTAAACCTcctttactgcaatttaagcccattgcttcttgtcctatcttcagaggttaagaagaacaattcttctccctcctccttgtaacagcagttttcaagtacataaagctGTTGTCCCCTCTTGGtggtctcttctccagactgaaaaaactgggtttgtttaattttccctcagaggtcacattttctagacctttaatcatttttgttgctctcttctggactttctccaacttgtccacatttCTGGAAATGTGgtggccagaactggacacaatacaccagttgaggcctaataagCGCAGAATAGAGCAGAGGAATTATtccttgtcttgcttacaatactcttCCATGCTAACTTTTAGTAGCATAAAGCTTGTTAAAACTCTGGTGTGGCTCCCTCATTTTTGGTGCTTGACCATTGCAGATCAGGTGCAGCTGAGTAAGCTAATTTCACATTCTTCTACACTCTCCACTATGGTGGGAATGGATTTCTTTTGCCCATACTTTAGTGACTTCCTCAAAGCTGAAGTTGGCAATGGGGGCTCCATGCTGTCTTCCTTTCCAGGCCCCATTGGACTATGGAGTCTCAATATTGACTTGTTGAGATGAATGTGTTATCTCCATTTTTATAGGGTTGGAACAATCCACCTCCACTTTTGTCTTTTTCCCCTAGCTCTGTGACTTCCTGGAGTCTGAGTACCTGGAGGAGCAGGTGAAGGCCATCAAGCAGCTGGGAGACCATGTCACCAACCTGAAGCACCTGGGAGTGCCCCAGAATGGCATGGGAGAGTACCTGTTTGACAAGCTCACCCTGGGGGAGAGCAGCTGAATGCAGTGCAGGTTCTTATGTTTAGAAGGAATATGTATTACCTGAGCTCAAAATAAAGAGGAATACAAGCTGTTTTGGCTGTAACATGGCATTCACTGGCATATATAGGATGCTCTAAATTGTATTGGAACAAAGCAAGGGAGGGCATAAGGTGACAACAATGAGGGACCAAGAAATTCAACTAACATTCTATACAGCAACAGACGTGACCCTGTGAGGCATTTATTCATGCAGTCTACCTCCACAGATAACTTTTTAGCAAGAGTGTGTGTACCTCCTCTTTCAGAAGATCAGGAGGAATCCCTGTGAATGTAGTATTAATTGGATCAGCCAGCAATAGAAATGTAAATCCCAGGAGTGGGACTGGCTAtgggtagtggtggcagcagaAAATGGAGTGGAGACTTAGTGCTCCTAAGTGGGTTTGGATGATGGTGCTCAGATTACAAATGGCAACGTTCATTTGGGAGAGCAGTGTTGAAGAGGAAGAGTTTCCCTAGGAACTAGTACAAAGCAAACTAATTCCAGGAAATGACCTAAAATACAGGGTTTGTCCCTTATGATACATTCTTTAAGGTACCAGGAAAAAACCCAACCTAAATGGGGGATGATGGAGGGAAGATTCCACATTCCTTGAAGAGTCTTGTAGCACTTTAGCTAGTGTCCTCCATATAAAACCAGAATTTGGCAGGTCACTCAGTGTTTGAGAGGCCTTGTATCAGGGCTGCATTGGAATAGCACAGCTGGTTATATACCAAGAagggacacctgccccttctgatttttaaatggaACAAATCAACAGCTTCCAGTTTTCTGACCAGGGTAGGCTGGTGGAAACCTATGTTCCCTGCCCTAACTATGCATTAAAAGGGTGTATTCTGGTGTAGGACCACCTCACCTCCTGGGCACCTGTTGCAGAGTGAAGCCACTTGTGGCTGTTACTCAGGTCCACTCCTACCCTAAAAGACAAatgcaggaaggggtgggtgCTGGCACAATACCTCTAGAAGGCACagcaatggctgaaagttgaagctagacaaattcaaacaggAAACAAGGTGTACACTTTTAATGGTGACCATAATTAATCCTTGAACAGCTTAAGGGTTGTGGtaggttctccatcactgacaacttctAGAAGATATTGGGTCTTGATTTGAAAAAGAGAGATGCACCAGGAATTTGGGGAAGTTCTTGGGCTTGTCTTCTACAGAAGACCacagtagatgatcacaatggttcctttaTAGTCTTGGAATCTGACTCAGTGAAGGGGTGGGCTGAGACTCATTGCCTCCAAAGGagttctaacccccccccccacctcctcagaAGGAAACCTGACAGGGATAGCAGCAAAGGGAGGTGCTGAGCCTCATCAGATATTTGTTCTGGAACCCACAGCAGGATGGGGCCTTATCTTGTTGAAGTCCAGCACTGGCTGGAGCTCATCTTCACTGAGAGACTGTCTCCCCAAGAGATGGGAGAGACTCTCATCTAACTGCAGCATAGACTTGTGGTAGTAGGAACTACAATTCTTGCTCTGGGgcagtctgtctctctcctgctCCTGGGCTCTACCCCCTCACTTTCCTTCCACACTAAGCCATCATCCTTAAATGCACTCCTGGGTTGGATGAGACCTATTTCCACTCATCTAAATGAACcatactttctttttttaataagtttGTTAATTAACAGTAACACACGTGAGGCCTATCTTCTGCTGTGCACTGAGGATCAGATCAGGAGCCTTTCTGAAAGAACAACTTCCTCTGGTTTCTGTAGGTTAAGGGGTGGGGTCATTTGCTTTCATGAAATAAAGCaagtgtggtgtgtgtggttttttttttttttgttttgtttttttttttgcagtgagaATGTTCTACAGGGTATAGCTACAGGAAGGGCCTTCTTGCTCAGTATAACCCTGGGGAAGTCAATAGCTGCATGGATTGTCCTTGGGACCGTGCTTTTGGTGGGCATGTAGTATCCCTACTGTAGTTTCATTCTCTCAAACCTGGTTCATTGTTACTACTTTTTTGTTTCCCCACTCAGTGTGCTGTAGTGCAATTATTGCAATAAGTGGAAATAGACTTCTTAGTGGTAGAAGTGAATCCATTTTTTGTAGTTCCCTTTTACAAGGCGAATAGGGTGGAGTGAAGAAGGGACATGGATTGAAGAAGCTAATCCATAAGTCCCCATTCCACTTAAAATCACGATTGGGTTAATTTAACGAATAAACTTAACTGGGCTGTAAAACTATACTAGCTGTTCATACTCCCTTCACTTATATATAGAATTTCTATCCTATCCCTTGTGGACTTTTATAGAATGCTGTCTTCTATTTCTTAAAGTGTTTGATCTCTTGATAATATGATTTATTGCTATTAACCTTTAGATCACACTTTGTGGCTGTTCTGGTTTCATTTACTTTGTTCAGTTAATATTCTGTCTCTTCAAAAGAAATCTTCAAAGTAGAACTTCAATCAAATCCCACTTGCGTGTGTTGTCTTCCTGGGTCAAATGTATACCCATAGCCAGCACAATGCTGGCTATGGTGATAGAAGGTTGTTTAAACTGTTTCAAGAGGATGTGTGTGCACAGTGAAAAATTCTTCTTGGGTTCATGAGTATCTATAAAACATGGGGGTGTAACTTTCAATTGTACATGGCTCATGTCTTGATGCCAAAGAGAGTTGTAGATGGCCAGTACTCCGGAATATCAGGCAATTTATGTATTTAAGTTCCCACTCCTGCATTGGTGAATCCTTTTACCCATGTAGAACACCATGGAGGTCCATGAGGTTGTGTGTGGAGATAGGGGAGCTTGTTGCAAGATTGAGGCCAAAGTAcagatttaggcacccaagtctgaAAGTTGGGTCTCTTTTAACATTTTGtgtataattttaaatttttattccATGTCCCATAATACAAAGGAAATGGGCATTTTCCTTGAACTCCCCACTCTTCTTCCCTCCATGAAAATGGAAATCCACTTTTTGGGCTAAGACTAAAGATGGAGACTTTCAGTTCcaaagcacagatttttttttcccccccagtgaGTTATGATGAAGGCCCCAATCTGCAAACACGTACatacgtgcttaactttactaccaggAGTACTTCTATTGCTTTCACTGTCACTTAGTAAAGTTCAATGTGTTTGCTGCTCTGGGACCTTACAGAGAACAAGGTGCTAGAGTGCCAAAGCTTGCCTAGTGTATATGCTAATATCAAACTGTACTGTTCTCTGCTATGCTAAATTCTATATATTGTAGCTTTCTGTCTTTTTAGTTCTTCAGGTTACTCGCTTCATGAAAGCAGATACTTATTTcagaaatggttaaaaaaataCAGCCAATATATGTAAATAATTCCCACTAGCTCCTGGCTAGTCTACTATCCTGTGCCTGCCTAACCTCATACTCTACAGAATCAGTAAACCAACAGAAACCAAGACACATGACAAATGGATGGAACCAGGAAAACATTCTCAAAAGGTTTTTGCTCAAGTGATTGACACAGACTGGAGTAAATGCATCTTGTTGCTTGTGCTCCGTTAGGGGGATCTGAACTTTCAGATTTGGAAATACCAGGCCCGTTCCTCCCACACTGTCTTTGGGCGCTAGTACCAGCAAAACCCTGCTATCCCAGATGGGTGGTATCTATTAAAACTATATATAAATGTTTCTGTTGTGGCTATTAATATGACACCTTTCTCTCATCTCCTACTTACCTTAAATACTCATATGGTCCATCCCCAATGTCACATCTAACATCACAGCCATATCAGATGTCCCTCTCCTGCAAGTAGTAGGGTAAGATTAAACCCACTTGCTAACTGTCTCCTCCCCCATCATCCTAGTTACTAGAGAATTTAAGGAGTCTTGCCAGTACTTATCTCTTCTCTAGTTTTCTGGCATGCTAGCTGCCAACTGTCCCTTTTGTCATCAGGTTGTGGACCGTCCATGACCCCAGGGCATGAGTGTGTAAGGGGCCTTACTGTAGGGAGAGCTAAATTAACAGTGAAGACCCTCCAGAGCTTCCACTGCAACAGGGAAGCAAAGTTTCAGAGAACTAACAACCATATAGAGGAACTGTATGGATGCCTAGGAAATATCACAAAAAACGCCATGCACACTCCCATGCTCTACATTTTAGTTATCTCATTGCAGACCACTGTGGGCAGATACATTTATTAGGCGACTTGTAATCATTACCTGCATAATGCATTAAAAAAGAACCAAGAAACCAGAGAACATTCTGTTTGATATGGTCCTTCTCTCCTCAACCGTGTCATTGTAACAAGCTAAATATACAGCGGAGTCCTTTTTTCTCAATGGAAATCCTGTCATAGCCCCACCCACAATGCTGAGTGGCATTGATGAAGAAGGATATTTCCATTGGGTG
The genomic region above belongs to Eretmochelys imbricata isolate rEreImb1 chromosome 12, rEreImb1.hap1, whole genome shotgun sequence and contains:
- the LOC144272827 gene encoding ferritin heavy chain A-like, producing MESQVCQNFHADCEAAVNRMVNMELYASYVYLSMSYYFDRDDVALRHIAKFLKEQSYEEREHAEKFLTYQNKRGGQVIFQDIKKPERDEWGNSLEALQCALQLEKTVNQALLDLHKLATEKSDPHLCDFLESEYLEEQVKAIKQLGDHVTNLKHLGVPQNGMGEYLFDKLTLGESS